TTATCATAGGTTTTAATGGTGGAAAAAGTGCCGGCGGTCAAAAAAGAACTGAATGTGCCATTGATCAATAAAAAATCATCCGTAAAGGCCTGCTTTCCTGAAGGAGTTTGAATGTCTATGGTTTCATTGACCCGGGCTTCAGTCCCATCTGTGGCCACCATTCGGATATTGGAAATGTAATATTTCAGGCTTTTGATTCTAAAAGGCTGGCCCACCCCGTCGACATAAGTCGAATCTGAATACCCGATCAAATAATTGGCCTCAGGGGTTACGTTTCTGTGTAGGAATTTTATTTTGAGCAAAGGATATTCACAACAATCCAAACAGGCAATATCGCCTTCCAGGTCGAAATTCGTAGCCCTGATGTCCAAACAGGTTTCCTTTTTCTCATAACAGGAAGGAAGGAGGAAAAAAGTAAAAAGACTAAAGGCTAAAGGGAAAAGGGTGCGAAATGGAATTCCAGGGAGTTTTACCCATGAGTAAGACGAAAATCCTTTACGGAAATGAAGGAACCAAATCTGGAAAATGGATTTCGACATTTTTTGAGGGTGTTTTTTCACATTAAAAAGTATGTTTAACGGAGTAGGCTGAGATTCTTTATCGGGTGAAAAGAAATTCAAGCTTACCCTTTACCTTGAATATTATGGTCTCTCTCGTAATCTTTGACCAGTTGTTTAACGATTTGTTTCAATTGAGAGGAAAATTCCTTGTTCATAATCCAGCCGTAATACTGTTTGTCTTTCACCAGGGTTTCTGCTGCGGGTTTGCCAATGTATTTGCCAAAATTAAATACAACCACGCCGTTGTGGTCCACTTTCAATCGCTGGGTGGCATCCAGGAAACGTAAGTCATTGGTAAATTCATGCAAGCTTTGAATATCCGGGCGAACGGGAATTTTAGAAATGTTCCCCTCTTCATCAACGTAATCGACGCCTTTGTATTTTTCGAGTTGCCCGTTAAAAACATCTATTGTCGCCCTGACGTCTTCCAGGGCATCGTGGGCATTTTCCATATCCTTACCCGTGTAAAATTGGAGGGCCGCTCTGAGGGTACGAGGCTCCATTTTATAAAACACCCGCTGTACGTCGATGGTCCGACGGTTGTCCATACTGAATTCAATGCCTACACGGGCAAATTCCTCCATGAGCAAAGGGACATCAAACCTGTTGGAGTTATAACCGGCCAGGTCAGCATCCCCGATGAAGTCATATATTTTTTGTGCTACCTGTTGAAAAGTAGGCTTATTGGCCAACATTTTGGGGGTGATTCCATGAACCCCCATAGCCTCTTCGCTGATCGGGATGCCGGGATTGATCAGCATAGACAATTCGTCAGCCGGGCTCTTGTCGGCACGATATTTTATGATAGCAATCTGAACGATCCTGTCTCGTACCACATTTAATCCTGTTGACTCCAAATCGAAAAAGCAAAGATCCTTCTTGAGGTTGATATTCATTTTAGCGTATTTTTAATTCGCCCGCAAGATAAATCATTATTTATAAAATGATTAGTTTTTAATTATTAGCATGGAAAATTTCAGGGAAGAAGTTATCTTGCGGCGAATTTTAAAAAGGGCGTTTTGTGTGTGTTTTGTTAAGCTTTCTTGAGCCCCCAAACCACCTGTCTTTTTTTTAAAATTTAAGATTTTGACTTACGGGTCAATAACCAAAATAAAATCAAAGTCCTATGAAAAAAGTGACTCCCATCCGCTCTTTTGAAAGCCGCCATCTCGGCATCAACGATAGTGATTTGCAGGAAATGCTGGAAGCAATAGGAGTTGATTCACTGGATCAACTTATTTATGAGACCATTCCTGATGATATACGTTTAAAATCAGAATTAACATTACCCAAAGCCCTTGCTGAGAATGAGTACCTTGAAAATGTAAAACAAATTGGTGCTCAAAATAAGCTTTTCAAAAGTTTCATCGGCATGGGGTACTACGGCACCCTTACCCCATCTGTCATTTTGAGAAATATTTTCCAGAATCCGGGATGGTACACTCAATACACGCCTTACCAGGCGGAAATTTCCCAGGGCAGGCTGGAGGCTTTATTGAATTTCCAGACCGTAGTTTCTGAACTGACGGGCTTGCCCCTGGCCAATGCTTCGCTCCTCGATGAGGGAACTGCGGCAGCGGAAGCCATGACCATGTTTTTTAACCTGAAAAACAAAAAGGCCAAACAGGAACCGGTCAACGAATTCCTGGTTTCCAATAAAGTTTTTCCTCATACCATCGATGTACTCAAAACGAGGGCCGCGGCTCACGGGATAAAGATCATCATTGGGGAATGGACTCAATTTGAACTAACAGACAAAACCTTCGGAATTTTATTGCAATACCCATCCATGGATGGCGGCGTCGAAGATTACAGCGGATTAGTGGAAAATGCTGCGGCGGCCGAAATATATACCGTAGTGGCTGCCGACCTGCTCAGTCTCACCCTACTCAAACCACCTGGAGAATGGGGCGCTGATGTAGTGGTGGGCAATACACAGCGTTTTGGTGTACCTATGGGTTTTGGAGGACCTCATGCCGCCTATTTTGCGGCTAAAGACGACTTCAAGCGCCAACTGCCCGGCAGAATCATCGGCGTTTCCCTCGATCAGCAAAACCGCCCTGCCTACCGTATGGCACTGCAAACACGAGAGCAACATATTCGCCGTGAAAAGGCTACTTCCAATATCTGTACTGCACAGGCATTGCTGGCCATTATGGCCGGAACATACGCTGTTTATCATGGTCCGCAAGGACTGAAAAATATTGCCCTGCGCATCCACCAGCTGACGCAAATCCTGGATGCCAAATTACTGGGACTCGGCTATTCTCAATGTAATGATACCTTTTTCGATACCTTATGCATTGAAGTAGATCCTGAGTTATCGGCAACGATCCGTAAAATTGCCCTGGATAATCATTTAAATTTCTTCTACGGCAAAAAAGGCATAGGCATCAGCCTGGACGAAACGACCAAACCGGAAGATGTGGAAGCCATTGCCGCTGTTTTTGCCGAAGCAAAAGGCCTAACCGACATTCCGGCTGCCGAATGCACGGATGCCATGAACGTTCCCGATCAGCTGATCCGTGAAAGCGAATACCTCACTCATGCGGTTTTCCAGGACAACCAAACGGAAACGAAGCTGATGCGTTATTTGAAAAGGCTCGAAAATAAGGACCTTTCCCTCATGCACTCCATGATTCCTTTGGGCTCCTGTACCATGAAACTCAATGCGGCTACCGAATTATTCCCCGTTAGCTGGCCGGAATTTTCAGGGCTGCACCCTTTTGTCGATGAGGACCAATCCCTGGGATACCGGAAAATTTTTGAGGAACTGGAAGGCTGGCTCAGTGAAATTACGGGTTTTGAAGCCTGTTCCCTACAACCTAATTCAGGGGCTCAGGGTGAATTTGCAGGCCTTGCCGTCATCAGCGCCTACCATCAGGCCAATAATCAAAGCCACCGAAATATTGCCCTCATCCCTTCATCGGCGCACGGAACCAATCCTGCGAGTGCCGTGATGGCGGGTATGGAGGTTATTGTCACCAAATGCGACGACCACGGCAACATCGACATTGAAGACCTTAAAGCTAAAGCTGAACAGCACAAAGACAACCTGGCGGCGCTCATGGTGACGTATCCATCGACTCATGGGGTTTTTGAATCCGGTATCAAGGAAATTTGCCAAATCATACACGACAACGGCGGACTCGTTTATATGGATGGCGCCAATATGAATGCACAGGTTGGATTTACCAGCCCTGGTGCTATCGGAGCAGACGTATGCCACCTGAATCTTCATAAAACTTTTGCCATTCCTCACGGCGGCGGCGGCCCGGGTGTAGGTCCCATTTGTGTAAATAATAAATTAAAACCTTTCCTGCCCGGACATAAAATCGTCAAAACAGGTGGAAAAAAGGCCATTTCAGCCATTTCATCTGCCCCATGGGGCAGCGCCAGTGTCGTTTTGGTTTCTCATGCCTACATCCGTATGATGGGCACTGAAGGGTTAAAAATGGCGACAGAGATTGCCATTTTGAATGCCAATTACATCAAAGCACGCCTGGAAAAAGAATACCCGATCCTTTATGCAGGAGAAATGGGCCGTTGTGCCCACGAACTGATCGTCGATCTTCGTCCGTTTAAAGACTTTGTGGCGGCAGAAGATGTAGCCAAACGATTGATGGATTATGGTTTCCATGCGCCTACCCTTTCCTTCCCGGTATCCGGCACCATTATGATCGAGCCAACGGAAAGTGAAAGCAAGGAAGAGCTGGATCGCTTCTGTGATGCCCTTTTGGAGATCAGGAAAGAAATCCAGGAGATCGCCGACGGCAAAGCCAACCACGATTCCAATGTACTGACCAACGCGCCCCATACGGCCCAGGTCATTGCTTCGGACAACTGGCCTTATGACTATCCAAGGGAAAAAGCGGCCTACCCGCTTCCGTATCTTAGAGAATATTTCAAATTCTGGCCCGCCAGCGGACGCATCAACAATGCTTATGGCGACAGACACCTCGTTTGTACCTGCGCCCCTATTGAGGCGTATATGGAGGATTAAGAGGAAATCAGAAGCCGGTTTTCCAAACAGGAAAACCGCTCGGAACAATAGCAAAAAAAGGGCGATGTCGTTGTGAAACGCATCGCCTTTTTGTTTTTTAATAGTCTTTATTTATTCACCCGGGCGACCAGGTCATTCACATCAACCTCCCCAATATCCGCTCCCTCCATGGAAAAGGCCACATACGTTCGTTTATCCGTCTCGGGTAAAGCAAGGTTATCTGCTTCGGACTTATTCATTTTGGCAGCCCTTACTTTCGCTGCGGTAAAGTCGGACATATAAAAGTAATCTGTGATCTTTGAAAAATCCCTTTCTTCCGGGAAAGCCGGGGGAAAATAGAAGTTAATCTGCCCCGTATTGGGATCCTCATAATAAACGGCAGCGGCGAACACCCCTTTGATCTGTTTCTTACCGAGGTATTTGTATTCCCATTCCAGGTCAATATCGTAACCGGCCACCGGAGTACCGTGGGGGAAGCCAATGACCACCAGTTTGTATCCGGGCTCGGCCAGGTA
This sequence is a window from Lewinellaceae bacterium. Protein-coding genes within it:
- the gcvP gene encoding aminomethyl-transferring glycine dehydrogenase, translated to MKKVTPIRSFESRHLGINDSDLQEMLEAIGVDSLDQLIYETIPDDIRLKSELTLPKALAENEYLENVKQIGAQNKLFKSFIGMGYYGTLTPSVILRNIFQNPGWYTQYTPYQAEISQGRLEALLNFQTVVSELTGLPLANASLLDEGTAAAEAMTMFFNLKNKKAKQEPVNEFLVSNKVFPHTIDVLKTRAAAHGIKIIIGEWTQFELTDKTFGILLQYPSMDGGVEDYSGLVENAAAAEIYTVVAADLLSLTLLKPPGEWGADVVVGNTQRFGVPMGFGGPHAAYFAAKDDFKRQLPGRIIGVSLDQQNRPAYRMALQTREQHIRREKATSNICTAQALLAIMAGTYAVYHGPQGLKNIALRIHQLTQILDAKLLGLGYSQCNDTFFDTLCIEVDPELSATIRKIALDNHLNFFYGKKGIGISLDETTKPEDVEAIAAVFAEAKGLTDIPAAECTDAMNVPDQLIRESEYLTHAVFQDNQTETKLMRYLKRLENKDLSLMHSMIPLGSCTMKLNAATELFPVSWPEFSGLHPFVDEDQSLGYRKIFEELEGWLSEITGFEACSLQPNSGAQGEFAGLAVISAYHQANNQSHRNIALIPSSAHGTNPASAVMAGMEVIVTKCDDHGNIDIEDLKAKAEQHKDNLAALMVTYPSTHGVFESGIKEICQIIHDNGGLVYMDGANMNAQVGFTSPGAIGADVCHLNLHKTFAIPHGGGGPGVGPICVNNKLKPFLPGHKIVKTGGKKAISAISSAPWGSASVVLVSHAYIRMMGTEGLKMATEIAILNANYIKARLEKEYPILYAGEMGRCAHELIVDLRPFKDFVAAEDVAKRLMDYGFHAPTLSFPVSGTIMIEPTESESKEELDRFCDALLEIRKEIQEIADGKANHDSNVLTNAPHTAQVIASDNWPYDYPREKAAYPLPYLREYFKFWPASGRINNAYGDRHLVCTCAPIEAYMED
- a CDS encoding 3'-5' exonuclease, which translates into the protein MNINLKKDLCFFDLESTGLNVVRDRIVQIAIIKYRADKSPADELSMLINPGIPISEEAMGVHGITPKMLANKPTFQQVAQKIYDFIGDADLAGYNSNRFDVPLLMEEFARVGIEFSMDNRRTIDVQRVFYKMEPRTLRAALQFYTGKDMENAHDALEDVRATIDVFNGQLEKYKGVDYVDEEGNISKIPVRPDIQSLHEFTNDLRFLDATQRLKVDHNGVVVFNFGKYIGKPAAETLVKDKQYYGWIMNKEFSSQLKQIVKQLVKDYERDHNIQGKG